The nucleotide sequence GCCGGTGACGCCCTCGACGATCTGCCGCTGGAAGATCAGGTACAGGATGATCAGCGGCAGGGCGGCCAGCAGCGCGCCGGCCTGGATGTCGGCGTAGCGGAGGCCGTACGAGCCCTGCACCGTGGCGAGCCCGACCGGGATCGTCATGAGGTTAGGGTTCGACAGCACGAACAGCGGCAGCAGCAGGTTGTTCCAGACGCCGACGAAGGTCAGGATCGTCACGGCCGCGATCACGGGGCGCGACAGCGGCATGACGACCGACCAGTAGACCTTCCAGATGCCGGCGCCGTCGATGCGGGCGGCCTCCTCGAGCTCCTTCGGAATCCCGTCGAAGAACTGCTTGAAGATGAACACCGCGATCACGGCGGGCACCTGCGGGAAGATCACCGACCAGTAGGTGTTCAGCAGGTTGGTGGCGTTCAGCTCCTGGAAGATCGGCACGATCAGCACCTGACCGGGGATCATGATGCCCAGGATGATCAGCAGGAACACGACGTTCTGCCCGCGGAACTTCAGCCTCGACAGCGCGAACGCGGCCATCGACGCGAACAGCACCGTCAGGATCGCCGTGACGACCGACGTGAAGCCCGAGGCGAAGTACCAGTTCCAGATGTCTCCGGCCTGGAAGAACGACGCGTACGAGTGCAGCGTCGGGTTCCAGTCCTTGAGGATGTTCGTGGCTCCCAGCGCCGCCGTGCCGTTGTCGGTCAGCGACGTCTTGAGGGCGAACAGGCTCGGGATCAGCCAGACGATCGCGAACACGATCAGCACGATCACCGAGACGATGGTGAAGGTGCGGCCGTTGATCGAGGTCTTGCCGCTGGTGCGGCCGGCGGCGGGTGCCGCGGCGGAGACCGGCGACTTGCGCCGGGAGGGTGCGGTGGTGGTCGACATGGCTAGGCGTCCTTCCGAGCGAGGCGCGTGTCGATGATCTGCCGGATGACGGCGATCGCGACGATGACGATGAGCAGGAGCACCGAGGCCGCCGAGGCCGCGCCGATGCGGTCGTCGGTGAAGCCGGTGTTGGTGATGAGGCCCAGGGCGACCTGGGTCGAGATGCCCGGGCCTCCGGAGGTCATCAGGTAGACCTGGTCGAAGATCTTCAGGGAGGCGACGATCTGCAGCAGGATCACCAGCGTCGTCGTGCGGCTCAGCAGCGGCAGCGTGATGTAGCGGATCTGGTTCCACGTCGTCGCGCCGTCGACCGCGGCCGCCTCGTACAGCTCGCGCGGGATCTCCTGGAGACCCGCGAGGTAGAGCACGAAGTTGAAGCCGAGGGTCCACCACACGGTCGCGACGGCGACGCCGATCATGGCCGTGTTCGGGCTGGCGAGGACGCCCGCACCGGGCGTCATGCCGAGGGCCGACTGCACGGAGGCGAACAGGCCCGAGCTGGGGGTGAAGATGAACACCCAGATCAGCGAGATCGTCGCCGACGGCAGGATGTACGGCAGGAAGAAGGCGAGGCGGAAGAACCACTGGCCGCGCCGGATCCTGTTGGTGAGCACTGCGAAGAAGAACGCGAGGATCACGAGGGGCGGGGTCGTGTAGATCGTGAACTGCAGCGTGTGCCACATCGAGCTCCAGAAGTCGGAGCGCGTGAGCATCTCGCCGTAGTTCTTGAATCCGGCGAACGAGCCGAGGCCCGCGTGGACGGTCGACGTGTTGAAGAAGCTCGAGACGAGCATCCACACGGTCGGGCCGAGCAGGAAGGCCAGGTAGAAGACGCCGAAGGGCGCGAGGAAGAGCCAGGCTCGGCGCCCGTCGCCGCGGCTCAGCGGCGAGAAGCGCTTGGTGGAGCGGACTTCGGACGTCGTGCGTGCGGCAGCTGTCCGGCCCAGGGCGGGTGTGGCGGTCACTTCGTTGTACCTCCGGATGACGGGTGGGCTGAATGGGTCGTGGGTGCGGCGATCACAGCGGGCTCGGCGTGTTGAGGTAGACCTTGAGCTGGCTCTTGATGGCGTCCATCGCGCCCTGCGGCGAGACGGCGAGCTGCTGGATCAGACCGAGCTGCGCGCCGACGGTGTTCTCGAACGTCGATCCCGAGCCGCCGTACCAGGCCGGGTCGTCGTAGACCGCCGCGGTGGCGGCCGAGGCGTAGTCGGCCTGCGGCTCGAGCTTCTTGTAGGCGGTGCTGTTGAACGTCGGCAGGTAGGCGGGGATGTGGCCGCCCATGGCCCAGGTCTGGCTCTGGGCGAGCATCTGCTTGATGAAGAGCAGGTGCTGCTTGCGCTCGGCAGGGGTCCGGTTCTTCCGGGGCAGGATGAACGTGTGCGAGTCCGCCTGGTTGGCGGCCTTGTCGTAGATGGTCGGGATCGGCACCATGCCGAACTTGAGACCCTTGACCGCCTCGGCGGTGGTGATCTCCCACTCGCCCTCGAGGTAGAAGCCGGTCTTGCCCGTGAACAGGTCAGACTCGGCTCCTGCGTAGTCGAGGCCCTTGTTCAGCCAGCCCTTCTTGACCCACGACTGGATGCGGCTGGTGACGGTGTTGAAGGCGTCCTCGTCGACGGAGAGGTCGGCGCCGTTGTTCGAGAGGAACGGAGTGACCCCCTTGATCTGGTTGTAGAAGGTCCAGAAGACGCGCCACGGGGTCGCCGTCTCGGAGACGTTCGCGACGGTGATCGCGGGGCCGCCGGTCACCTTCGACACGGCGGCGAGGGCCGACTCGAAGGTGTCCATGCCGTCGAGGTTCTTGAGCTTGCCGTCCGAGTCGAGCAGGCCCGCCTTCTTCGCCACGGCGGTGTTGAAGAACATGACGATCGGGTGCGTGTCGAGCGGGATCGCGATGTTGTTGCCGTCGGTCTTCTGCGCCGCCCAGGTCTTCGGGTTGAAGTCGCTCGACGACAGCCCGACCGAGGCGAGGTCGGCCTCGGTGATCGGCTCGATGATGTTGCCGTCGTAGAGCGGCTTCGCCCGGGTGAGGTGCGAGATCGCGACGTCCGGCGGCTGGTTGCCGACCGTGGCGAGGGTGAGCTTGGAGTAGTACGGGTTGCCCCAGGCGAACGTGGTCGCCTGCAGCGACGCCGCTCCGCCGTGGAGCTTCTCGTAGCCGGCCTCCATCGCCTGCATGCGGGTGCCGTCGCCGCCGCCGAAGAGGTTCCAGTAGATGAGCTGGCTGGGGTTCAGCTTGCTGCCGACGAGGCCGGAGGCGACCGGGCTGGTCGCGCAACCGGCGAGCGCGAGGCTCCCAGCGGCGGCCAGGCCTCCTCCGAACAGTGCTCGTCGTGTGAAAGTGGCGGGATTTCTCGGTGCCATGGTCGACCTCCTCGTCGTTCCGGCAGTGCGGGACTCGCGATCAGCGAGCTCTCGAGGTGAGCGCTCACATGATCTTCCAGGCTCCGGAAGTGGGGTCTCCTCGGCTCAGGTGTCGCCATAGTAATCCCATTCCAACGTTGTAAGCAACAGGATCCGAGGGTGGCTCGGTCGTGTCGCGGACGCCCGCCGAATACCGACGACAGGCGTCGCCGAGTCCGCGCGCGAGTGCGATCGATCAGCGGGCGACGCGCGCCAGGAACTCCTGCAGTGCCGGGTGCTGCGGCGAGTCGAGCAGGTCGGCCGGAGCGCCCTGCTCGACGATCTCGCCGCGGTGGAGGAACACGATGCGATCGGCGACGTGGCGCGCGAACGACATCTCGTGTGTCGTCATGAGGATCGTCGCCCCCTGCTCTTTCAGCTCGGTGACGAGGTCGAGCACCTCGCCCACGAGCTGCGGGTCGAGGGCGCTGGTCACCTCGTCGAGCAGGATCAGCTCGGGAGTGTGCGCGATGGCCCGCACGATGGCTACACGCTGCTGCTGTCCGCCCGAGAGCCGGTCGGGGTAGGCGGTGGCGAACTGCCCGAGACCGATGCGCTCCAGGAGCCGGTGACCCGTCTCCTCGGCCTCCGCTCGTGGCACCCCGTGCACCTTCCGCAGGGCCAGGGTGACGTTGTCGATGACCGAAAGGTGCGGGAAGAGGTTGAACTGCTGGAAGACGACGCCGATCTTCGCCCGGGCGGCGTCGACGTCGATGCGCGGATCGCTGATGTCGTCGCCCTTGACCAGGATCTGCCCGTCGTCGATGCCCTCGAGGAGGTTGACGGTCTTGAGCAGCGTCGACTTGCCCGACCCCGAGGCGCCGATCACGGCGATGACCTCGTGGGGGTGCAGGGTGAGGTCGATGCCTCGGAGGACGGGCTGGTGGCCGAACGACTTGCGGATGCCGCGGAGCTCGAGGACGGCGCCGGCCGGGGAGGCGTCGCCGCGAGCGACCCCCGGATCCTGCGCGCTCATACCAGCCCGCCGATCTGCTCGCGCTGCTGCTGACGCCTCGCCAGCGAGTCGGTGACACGGATCAGCGGCAGGCTGATGACGACGAACAGGAGCCCGGCGACGACGTACGGCGTGAAGTTCGCGGCCTCCGAGACGTCGATCGACGCCTGCCGGACGGCGTCGATCGCCCCGAGGATCGAGACGAGCCCGACGTCTTTCTGCATCGAGACGAAGTCGTTCATGAGGGCCGGAGTCACCTTGCGGAGTCCCTGCGGGAGCACGACCAGGCGGAGGGTCTGCACGTGGCTGAGGCCGAGCGACCTCGCGGCGAGACGCTGCGAGGGGTGCACGGCCTCCATGCCGGCCCGGAGCACCTCCGCCACGTAGGCCGAGTAGGTCAGGATGATCGCGATCGTGCCCCACACCTCGGGTGGCAGGCGCGGCGTGATCCCGAGACCGGGGATCCCGAAGCCGACGAGGTACAGCACGATGATGAGCGGCAGGCCGCGGAAGAGGTCGGTGTAGCCGGTCGCGAGGATCCGCAGGGGGAAGAACACCGGGCTCTGCAGGCCGCGGACCACGGCGAGGAGCGTCGCGAAGACGCCGACCCCGATGGCGGCGAAGAACAGGATGCGGATGTTCAGCCACAGGCCCAGCAGGATGCCCGGGAAGTATTGCCCGGCAACCTTCGGGTCGAAGAACGACTCCTGCACCGCCGCCCAGCCCGGCGTGTTCACGACGCCGAGCCAGACGATGACGATCACGACCAGCGACGACCCCAGGCTGATCAGGATCGAGCGCCTGCCGCGGGCGCGACGGTAGAGGCGCCGCTCCAGCTCGATCTGGCTGGGGATGGCTGCTCCGGCCGACGCGACCGGTGCTCCGGCGGGCGACGTCACTTCAGGACGGGCGCGTCGACCGCCGTCGACAGCCACTTCTTGGTGAGGGCGGCCAGCTCGCCGTCGCTCTTCAGCTCGTCGATCGCCTTCGTGGCCTTCGCGGTGAGCTTGGAGCCCTTCGGCAGGACGATGCCGAACTGGTCGCCGGAACCGTCGTCGGCGAACTGGCCGACGACCTTGCCCTTCTTCAGCTGTCCGGAGGTCGCGATGTAGAAGGCGGTCGGGAGGTCGGTGACGATCGCGTCGATCTGCCCGGACTTCAGGGCGAGCACGGCGTCGTCGTTCGAGTTGAACACCTGCGGCGTGGTGCCGAGCTCCTTCTGCGCGACGGTGAGGCTCGTCGTGCCCGTGGCCACGCCGACCTTGAAGGTCTTGAGCTGGGCGAGCGTGGTCACGCTCGCGGCCTTGGAGGCGGCGTCGGTCACGACCGCCTGCGTGGTCGTGTAGTACGGCGCCGAGAAGTCGACGGCCTTCTTGCGCTGCGCGGTGATCGAGAACTGCTGGATGTTCATGTCCCAGTCCTTCGCCCCCGGCGCGATGGCCGAGTCGAAGGTCGAGCGGGTCCAGACCACGTCGCTCTTCTTGTAGCCCATCTTCTCGGCGACGGCGTACGCGACGGCCGACTCGAAGCCCTTGCCCGACTGCGGCTTGTTGCCCTCGACCCAGGGCGAGTACGCCGGCTGGCCGGTCGCGATGGTGAGCTTGCCGCTCGTCACGGTGCCGGCGTCGTTGCTGCTCGACGACGAGCAGCCCGTCAGTGCCGCGGCGACGGCGACAGCGGTCACGGCCGCGGCGATGAGAGCGGTGCGGGGGCGGAGTCGGGTCACGGGAGGGCCTTTGTTCGCGGGGTTCTGGGGAGAGAAGGATCGTATCGCGACCGCGCCGTGGCCCGCGTCGGGGCCGTCACAGTGTGACTCGCGCCCGGGGCACGCCTGCCAGACTGGGGAGGTGAGCGCGATCGAGACGGTGCGGCGATTCGCCCGGGCGACGAATCTCGGGGTGGCCGGGCGGCGGTTCCGGGTGGCGGGCGACGGTGCCGACGCCGAGGCCGTGCGCCGGATCCTGCTGGCCCTCGGCGGTGTCGAGGTCGAACCCGGCGAGCGCGCCGACACGCTCTGGTGCACGCGGTCCGCCTCCCGCGACGAGCTCGCGGCCGTCGCGGGCGTGACCCCGCTGGTCGTCGTGGACGCAGGAGCCGCGTCCCCCGCCCTCGACCTCGACGCCCTGGGCGCTCGCACTCCCGCCCGCCCCGGCGTCCTCGCCGTCGACGGCCTGCCGGGCGTCTTCGTGGTGCCGCAGGCGGAGGAGTCCGACGAGATCGACGGAGATCCGACCACCCGGTCACACAGTGTCGCCGATGCGCGGGCGCGGATCGCGTGGGCCCGTCGTTTCATGCCGGTCTCCGCCCGTCTTGCCGAGTGGCCCGACGGCCCCGGCCTCTACGGCCTCCGCATCGCGCTCAGCATGGTGCTCGAGCCGAAGACCGCCGTGCTCGCCCTTCTGCTGCGCGACGCCGGCGCCGTGGTCGACGTCTACGCCCACGCCGACGAGACCGACGACGCCGTCGCCGACGCCCTGCGCGACGAGGGCTTCGACGTGTTCGCGTCGAGCACCGCGACGCCGCTCGAGTCCCGCGACCTCGCGCTGAGCATGCTCGACCGGCGACCCGACCTGCTCATCGACGACGGATCGCACGTCATCCGCCTGGCGCACGAGCTGCGTCCAGCAGTGCTGGACACGATGATCGGCGCCGCCGAAGAGACCACCAGCGGCCTCCGCCCCCTGCGCGTCATGGCCGCGCGCGACGAGCTGCGCCTGCCCGTCGTCGCCGTCAACGACGCCCTCACCAAGACGTTCTTCGACAACCGGTACGGCACCGGCCAGTCGTGCGTGTTCGCGATCCTCGACCTGGCTGCCATGGGACCGAAGCGGGTGCGGAAGCGCGTCGCGGCCGGTCGCACGGCCGTCGTCGCAGGCTTCGGGCCGGTGGGCGAGGGCGTGGCGCAGGCCCTTCGTGCCAGCGGGCTGCGTGTCGTCGTGAGCGAGATCGACCCCGTGCGGGCCCTGCAGGCGAGCTACGCCGGCTACCCCGTGCGGCCGCTCCTCGAGGCCGTGACTCAGGCCGATGTCGTGATCTCGGCCACGGGGGTCCGCGACACGATCTCGCCCGACGTGCTGGGCGCGTGCTCCGACGGCGCGCTGGTGGCCGTCGCCGGCGGCGTCGACGGCGAGGTCGCGATCGACGAGGCCCAGGCCGCAGGAGCAGCGACAGACCTCCTCGCCCCGAACCTCGACGCGCTCGCCCTGCCCGACGGCCCCACCGTCGTCGTGCTGGGCGGCGCCGGGTGCATCAACATCACCGCCGGCGAAGGCAACCCGATCGAGATCATGGACCTCTCGTTCGCCGGGCAGCTCGCCGCGATCCGCACCCTGCTGGACGGCGCGGGCCGCCTCGACGCAGGCGTGCACCCCGTGGGCGCCGGGTGGGATGCCCGGATCGCCGACGAGGCGCTGCGAGCCGCCGGGCTGTCGGTCGGCGACGACGGTGACGACGACCCGGGAGTCGTCGCGTCGGCTCCTGCGCCCGCTCTTCTCGACACGCGGACCACCCGCTTCGACGACCGGACGCTCGCATGAGCGTCGTCGTCCACTCCGCCCGCATCGTCGTGCCGATGACCGCCCCGCCCATCCTCGACGGCGCCGTCGCGGTGCGCGGGGGCACGATCCTGCACGTCGGCGAGCGCTCGTGGGTGCTCGATCAGCTCGCCGGGGCGGGCGAGACGTTCACCGAGAGGGCGTGGCGGGGCGCGATCCTGCCGGGGCTCGTCAACGCGCACACGCACCTGCAGTACACGGGGATGGACTCGGTCGGGCGCGGCCGGTACGACGGCTTCGACGACTGGGCGGCCGCGTTCGGTCC is from Frondihabitans australicus and encodes:
- a CDS encoding carbohydrate ABC transporter permease, which translates into the protein MSTTTAPSRRKSPVSAAAPAAGRTSGKTSINGRTFTIVSVIVLIVFAIVWLIPSLFALKTSLTDNGTAALGATNILKDWNPTLHSYASFFQAGDIWNWYFASGFTSVVTAILTVLFASMAAFALSRLKFRGQNVVFLLIILGIMIPGQVLIVPIFQELNATNLLNTYWSVIFPQVPAVIAVFIFKQFFDGIPKELEEAARIDGAGIWKVYWSVVMPLSRPVIAAVTILTFVGVWNNLLLPLFVLSNPNLMTIPVGLATVQGSYGLRYADIQAGALLAALPLIILYLIFQRQIVEGVTGSGLKG
- a CDS encoding carbohydrate ABC transporter permease; translation: MTATPALGRTAAARTTSEVRSTKRFSPLSRGDGRRAWLFLAPFGVFYLAFLLGPTVWMLVSSFFNTSTVHAGLGSFAGFKNYGEMLTRSDFWSSMWHTLQFTIYTTPPLVILAFFFAVLTNRIRRGQWFFRLAFFLPYILPSATISLIWVFIFTPSSGLFASVQSALGMTPGAGVLASPNTAMIGVAVATVWWTLGFNFVLYLAGLQEIPRELYEAAAVDGATTWNQIRYITLPLLSRTTTLVILLQIVASLKIFDQVYLMTSGGPGISTQVALGLITNTGFTDDRIGAASAASVLLLIVIVAIAVIRQIIDTRLARKDA
- a CDS encoding sugar ABC transporter substrate-binding protein, giving the protein MAPRNPATFTRRALFGGGLAAAGSLALAGCATSPVASGLVGSKLNPSQLIYWNLFGGGDGTRMQAMEAGYEKLHGGAASLQATTFAWGNPYYSKLTLATVGNQPPDVAISHLTRAKPLYDGNIIEPITEADLASVGLSSSDFNPKTWAAQKTDGNNIAIPLDTHPIVMFFNTAVAKKAGLLDSDGKLKNLDGMDTFESALAAVSKVTGGPAITVANVSETATPWRVFWTFYNQIKGVTPFLSNNGADLSVDEDAFNTVTSRIQSWVKKGWLNKGLDYAGAESDLFTGKTGFYLEGEWEITTAEAVKGLKFGMVPIPTIYDKAANQADSHTFILPRKNRTPAERKQHLLFIKQMLAQSQTWAMGGHIPAYLPTFNSTAYKKLEPQADYASAATAAVYDDPAWYGGSGSTFENTVGAQLGLIQQLAVSPQGAMDAIKSQLKVYLNTPSPL
- a CDS encoding amino acid ABC transporter ATP-binding protein produces the protein MSAQDPGVARGDASPAGAVLELRGIRKSFGHQPVLRGIDLTLHPHEVIAVIGASGSGKSTLLKTVNLLEGIDDGQILVKGDDISDPRIDVDAARAKIGVVFQQFNLFPHLSVIDNVTLALRKVHGVPRAEAEETGHRLLERIGLGQFATAYPDRLSGGQQQRVAIVRAIAHTPELILLDEVTSALDPQLVGEVLDLVTELKEQGATILMTTHEMSFARHVADRIVFLHRGEIVEQGAPADLLDSPQHPALQEFLARVAR
- a CDS encoding amino acid ABC transporter permease, with translation MTSPAGAPVASAGAAIPSQIELERRLYRRARGRRSILISLGSSLVVIVIVWLGVVNTPGWAAVQESFFDPKVAGQYFPGILLGLWLNIRILFFAAIGVGVFATLLAVVRGLQSPVFFPLRILATGYTDLFRGLPLIIVLYLVGFGIPGLGITPRLPPEVWGTIAIILTYSAYVAEVLRAGMEAVHPSQRLAARSLGLSHVQTLRLVVLPQGLRKVTPALMNDFVSMQKDVGLVSILGAIDAVRQASIDVSEAANFTPYVVAGLLFVVISLPLIRVTDSLARRQQQREQIGGLV
- a CDS encoding ABC transporter substrate-binding protein; the encoded protein is MTRLRPRTALIAAAVTAVAVAAALTGCSSSSSNDAGTVTSGKLTIATGQPAYSPWVEGNKPQSGKGFESAVAYAVAEKMGYKKSDVVWTRSTFDSAIAPGAKDWDMNIQQFSITAQRKKAVDFSAPYYTTTQAVVTDAASKAASVTTLAQLKTFKVGVATGTTSLTVAQKELGTTPQVFNSNDDAVLALKSGQIDAIVTDLPTAFYIATSGQLKKGKVVGQFADDGSGDQFGIVLPKGSKLTAKATKAIDELKSDGELAALTKKWLSTAVDAPVLK
- a CDS encoding adenosylhomocysteinase → MSAIETVRRFARATNLGVAGRRFRVAGDGADAEAVRRILLALGGVEVEPGERADTLWCTRSASRDELAAVAGVTPLVVVDAGAASPALDLDALGARTPARPGVLAVDGLPGVFVVPQAEESDEIDGDPTTRSHSVADARARIAWARRFMPVSARLAEWPDGPGLYGLRIALSMVLEPKTAVLALLLRDAGAVVDVYAHADETDDAVADALRDEGFDVFASSTATPLESRDLALSMLDRRPDLLIDDGSHVIRLAHELRPAVLDTMIGAAEETTSGLRPLRVMAARDELRLPVVAVNDALTKTFFDNRYGTGQSCVFAILDLAAMGPKRVRKRVAAGRTAVVAGFGPVGEGVAQALRASGLRVVVSEIDPVRALQASYAGYPVRPLLEAVTQADVVISATGVRDTISPDVLGACSDGALVAVAGGVDGEVAIDEAQAAGAATDLLAPNLDALALPDGPTVVVLGGAGCINITAGEGNPIEIMDLSFAGQLAAIRTLLDGAGRLDAGVHPVGAGWDARIADEALRAAGLSVGDDGDDDPGVVASAPAPALLDTRTTRFDDRTLA